One Halobacterium zhouii genomic region harbors:
- a CDS encoding DUF2103 domain-containing protein, which translates to MKCRQCATPLEKPGDYCLTCDTANCEAVVAACERDHATLTFLRDERVVGRTDVATIPEDGGESGVVELRNFAGRVADEIRRKRPEAVFVAGDHDVINAVRADLRYEVFRVPAADPVEAVLERRGERELDVVEKPALEKIGGTHSTLIGDRDGQRAVRTAADHPNVKKVIPGPIDAGGSGSRTGVRAKVTRADDNGNLRLLVRDGSSVQENRVVTTAKDRDTGERVRVDLNDALVDADLQE; encoded by the coding sequence ATGAAGTGTCGGCAGTGCGCGACTCCCCTCGAGAAGCCCGGGGACTACTGTCTCACCTGCGACACCGCGAACTGCGAGGCGGTCGTCGCGGCCTGCGAGCGCGACCACGCCACGCTCACGTTCCTCCGCGATGAGCGCGTGGTCGGGCGCACCGACGTCGCCACCATCCCCGAGGACGGCGGCGAGTCGGGCGTCGTCGAACTTCGGAACTTCGCGGGCCGCGTCGCGGACGAAATCCGCCGCAAGCGCCCGGAGGCCGTGTTCGTCGCGGGCGACCACGACGTCATCAACGCGGTGCGTGCAGACCTCCGCTACGAGGTGTTTCGCGTGCCCGCAGCGGACCCCGTCGAGGCCGTCCTGGAGCGCCGCGGCGAGCGCGAACTCGACGTCGTCGAGAAACCCGCCCTGGAGAAGATCGGCGGCACGCACTCCACGCTCATCGGGGACCGCGACGGCCAGCGCGCCGTGCGCACCGCCGCCGACCACCCGAACGTGAAGAAGGTGATCCCCGGCCCCATCGACGCCGGTGGCTCCGGGTCCCGAACGGGCGTCCGCGCGAAGGTCACGCGCGCCGACGACAACGGCAACCTCCGGTTGCTCGTGCGCGACGGCTCCAGCGTTCAGGAGAACCGCGTCGTCACCACGGCGAAAGACCGGGACACGGGCGAGCGCGTTCGCGTGGACCTGAACGACGCGCTCGTCGACGCCGACCTGCAGGAGTGA
- a CDS encoding DHH family phosphoesterase, with product MLPELGSVTAPTLALVGGTILAGGVGGYAVNSVVRRRRAEASDEDFDQLRDTIAGLEAVALVVPENPSVDALAASIGLRELAKEWGVSARVFAEGTVTSDDAKAFCNLFNLTLDVVDDSNLTDFDGALAVGGGGTVPSFAKQPPVVAVIRHRPAAVDHSLVVAGNEAGATSTIVARFIQRTDRKPEQDDATALLYGIRAGTREFRRVRSREDFQAASFLQEFADQGTIDALRAPGMSGETFDVIGEAIGNRERRASFAVTNVGTVPAVSALEEAADTLLRLDGVSSAAAFGVHEDTVVTACRADDVRTSAMDVLSTAFDTTEGLGGDADAATARVPLGLFSRVSADHQQTLDELIDASTRKALFASFEQA from the coding sequence ATGCTACCCGAGCTCGGCTCGGTCACCGCACCCACGCTCGCCCTCGTCGGCGGCACCATTCTCGCCGGCGGCGTCGGCGGGTACGCGGTCAACTCCGTCGTTCGCCGCCGACGCGCCGAAGCGAGCGACGAGGACTTCGACCAGCTACGTGACACTATCGCCGGCCTCGAGGCCGTCGCGCTCGTCGTCCCGGAGAACCCCAGCGTCGACGCGCTCGCCGCCTCCATCGGCCTCCGCGAACTCGCCAAAGAGTGGGGCGTCTCGGCCCGCGTGTTCGCCGAAGGCACGGTGACCAGCGACGACGCGAAGGCGTTCTGTAACCTGTTCAACCTCACGCTCGACGTCGTCGACGACAGCAACCTCACCGACTTCGACGGCGCGCTCGCCGTCGGCGGCGGCGGCACCGTCCCGTCGTTCGCGAAACAGCCGCCCGTGGTCGCGGTCATCCGCCACCGCCCCGCCGCCGTCGACCACTCGCTCGTGGTCGCGGGCAACGAAGCCGGTGCGACGTCCACCATCGTCGCGCGGTTCATCCAGCGCACCGACCGCAAACCCGAGCAGGACGACGCCACCGCGTTGCTCTACGGCATCCGCGCTGGCACCCGCGAGTTCCGGCGCGTGCGCTCCCGCGAGGACTTCCAGGCCGCGAGTTTCCTCCAGGAGTTCGCCGACCAGGGGACCATCGACGCGCTCCGCGCGCCCGGCATGAGCGGCGAGACGTTCGACGTCATCGGCGAAGCCATCGGGAATCGTGAACGGCGCGCGAGTTTCGCGGTCACGAACGTCGGCACCGTCCCCGCGGTGAGCGCCCTCGAGGAGGCAGCCGATACGCTCCTCCGTCTCGACGGCGTCTCCTCGGCCGCCGCGTTCGGCGTCCACGAGGACACCGTCGTCACCGCGTGCCGCGCGGACGACGTTCGAACCAGTGCAATGGACGTTCTCTCGACGGCCTTCGACACGACGGAGGGGCTCGGCGGCGACGCCGACGCCGCCACCGCGCGCGTGCCCCTAGGCCTGTTCAGTCGCGTGAGCGCGGACCACCAGCAGACACTCGACGAACTCATCGACGCGAGCACGCGGAAGGCGCTGTTCGCGTCGTTCGAACAGGCCTGA
- a CDS encoding inorganic diphosphatase produces MVNLWEDLETGPDAPDEIYAVVECLKGERNKYEYDKDIPGVVLDRVLHSNVHYPADYGFIPQSYYDDEDPFDVLVLVEDQTFPGCVIEARPVALMKMDDDGEKDDKVIAVPSEDPRYDHIEDLEDIPQQQLDEIEEFFETYKNLEAGKEVETQGFEDAQAAKDAVEHAQDLYDEQFA; encoded by the coding sequence ATGGTCAATCTCTGGGAAGACCTCGAGACAGGTCCCGACGCGCCCGACGAGATCTACGCCGTCGTAGAATGTCTCAAGGGCGAGCGGAACAAGTACGAGTACGACAAGGACATTCCCGGCGTCGTCCTCGACCGCGTGCTCCACTCGAACGTCCACTACCCCGCGGACTACGGGTTCATCCCGCAGTCCTACTACGACGACGAGGACCCCTTCGACGTGCTCGTGCTCGTCGAAGACCAGACGTTCCCGGGCTGTGTCATCGAGGCGCGTCCGGTCGCCCTGATGAAGATGGACGACGACGGCGAGAAAGACGACAAGGTCATCGCGGTTCCCTCCGAGGACCCGCGGTACGACCACATCGAGGACCTCGAAGACATCCCCCAGCAGCAACTCGACGAGATCGAGGAGTTCTTCGAGACGTACAAGAATCTCGAGGCGGGCAAGGAGGTCGAGACGCAGGGCTTCGAGGACGCGCAGGCGGCCAAGGACGCAGTCGAACACGCACAGGACCTCTACGACGAACAGTTCGCGTAG
- a CDS encoding PadR family transcriptional regulator, translating to MSEAQPAARTDVRDLTAFQKNILTVLAEEPRYGLAIKRELEDYYGQEVNHGRLYPNLDDLVNKDLVEKSELDKRTNQYALTDAGFDAVVDDLEWSLTKFLVDDDRTETVREILEEN from the coding sequence ATGTCAGAGGCACAACCTGCTGCACGTACGGACGTGCGCGACCTGACAGCGTTCCAGAAGAACATCCTGACCGTCCTCGCCGAAGAACCCCGATACGGTCTCGCTATCAAGCGCGAACTCGAGGACTACTACGGGCAGGAGGTCAACCACGGCCGACTCTACCCGAACCTCGACGACCTCGTGAACAAGGACCTCGTCGAGAAGTCCGAACTCGACAAGCGCACGAACCAGTACGCGCTCACCGACGCCGGCTTCGACGCCGTCGTCGACGACCTCGAGTGGTCGCTCACGAAGTTCCTCGTGGACGACGACCGTACCGAGACGGTCCGCGAGATCCTCGAAGAGAACTGA
- a CDS encoding DUF7108 family protein — protein MTDPVEDLPGDVTEEAERLTRLARDAADDDEAAAYRNRRDELLAEYGFVARVREDDTLVCYPEDWLDEEELVRVDDVENTDRAAEVSLAGRGEQGDYESAAEHNADLADQVRERHGGVHGANAAAFADFMSNHYARPMESATDTERAEFVSEYYPRNAWPSEEQREAVERSLELIDETADRQD, from the coding sequence ATGACCGACCCAGTTGAAGATCTGCCCGGCGACGTCACGGAAGAGGCCGAACGACTGACGAGACTCGCACGCGACGCCGCGGACGACGACGAGGCCGCCGCGTACCGGAACCGGCGCGACGAACTGCTCGCCGAGTACGGCTTCGTCGCCCGCGTCCGCGAGGACGACACGCTCGTCTGCTACCCGGAGGACTGGCTCGACGAGGAGGAACTCGTGCGCGTGGACGACGTCGAGAACACGGACCGCGCCGCGGAGGTCTCACTCGCTGGACGCGGCGAGCAGGGCGACTACGAGTCCGCCGCCGAACACAACGCCGATCTCGCGGACCAGGTCCGCGAGCGACACGGCGGCGTGCACGGCGCCAACGCCGCCGCGTTCGCGGACTTCATGAGCAACCACTACGCCCGTCCGATGGAGTCCGCGACGGACACCGAGCGCGCGGAGTTCGTCTCGGAGTACTACCCGCGGAACGCGTGGCCCAGCGAGGAACAGCGCGAGGCTGTCGAGCGGTCACTCGAACTTATCGACGAGACCGCCGACAGGCAGGACTGA